From Bradyrhizobium symbiodeficiens, the proteins below share one genomic window:
- a CDS encoding nuclear transport factor 2 family protein: MTGLDSWYGYMKSHDRAALWDLLHPDAVFESPVVHSPQRGRDITFKYLSSAEKVLGGPGFTYVGEWTSERGAVLEFKTMIDGIEINGVDIISFDAEGHITNFKVMVRPLKAINMLHRLMAEQLAAQS, encoded by the coding sequence ATGACCGGTCTCGACTCCTGGTACGGCTACATGAAGTCTCATGATCGCGCCGCGCTCTGGGACCTCCTGCATCCCGACGCCGTCTTCGAAAGTCCCGTCGTGCATTCGCCGCAGCGCGGGCGCGACATCACCTTCAAATACCTCTCCAGCGCCGAGAAGGTGCTCGGCGGTCCCGGATTCACCTATGTCGGTGAGTGGACCAGCGAGCGCGGCGCCGTGCTCGAATTCAAGACCATGATCGACGGTATCGAGATCAATGGCGTCGACATCATCAGCTTCGATGCCGAGGGACACATCACGAATTTCAAGGTGATGGTGCGTCCGCTCAAGGCGATCAACATGCTGCACCGTCTGATGGCAGAGCAGCTGGCCGCCCAATCATGA
- the lepB gene encoding signal peptidase I has product MSMEEKVTVTPKRKSSGWAGQIAQLAGIVAAVFIAKGALAEPFYVPSGSMEPTLLIGDALLASKFPYGYGTASLPIQISLPESGRVFAETPKQGDVVVFRWPGDRSQAWVKRVVGLPGDRIQMRQGQLFINDRPAELKPDGVGAAEDDNGGSEPAYRYVETLPNGVSHLIFKMRDNGPLDNTPEVTVPAGHLFVLGDNRDNSADSRVSLRSGGVGLLPIDNLIGRADAVLGSWDLGMRGQPVYTWLSGFRLGRFFTAVH; this is encoded by the coding sequence ATGAGCATGGAAGAAAAGGTCACCGTCACCCCCAAGCGCAAGAGCAGCGGCTGGGCCGGGCAGATCGCACAGCTCGCCGGCATCGTCGCCGCCGTCTTCATCGCCAAGGGCGCGCTTGCCGAGCCGTTCTACGTGCCGTCGGGCTCGATGGAGCCAACGCTGCTGATCGGCGATGCGCTGCTCGCCTCGAAATTTCCCTACGGCTACGGCACCGCGTCGTTGCCGATCCAGATCAGCCTGCCCGAGAGCGGCCGCGTTTTCGCGGAGACGCCGAAGCAGGGCGACGTCGTCGTGTTCCGCTGGCCCGGCGATCGCTCGCAGGCCTGGGTCAAGCGCGTCGTCGGTCTGCCCGGCGATCGGATCCAGATGCGGCAGGGCCAGCTCTTCATCAACGACCGCCCCGCCGAGCTCAAGCCGGACGGCGTCGGCGCTGCCGAGGACGACAATGGCGGCAGCGAGCCCGCCTATCGCTATGTCGAGACGCTGCCGAACGGCGTCTCGCATCTGATCTTCAAGATGCGCGACAACGGCCCGCTCGACAACACGCCGGAAGTGACGGTGCCGGCCGGCCATCTCTTCGTGCTCGGCGACAACCGCGACAATTCTGCCGACAGCCGGGTGTCGCTGCGGTCCGGCGGCGTCGGCCTGTTGCCGATCGACAATCTGATCGGCCGTGCCGATGCGGTGCTCGGCTCCTGGGATCTCGGCATGCGCGGCCAGCCGGTGTACACTTGGCTCTCCGGCTTCCGGCTCGGCCGGTTCTTCACCGCCGTGCATTGA
- a CDS encoding PAN domain-containing protein produces the protein MGKGRLSRASMAKVMACAVACVTLLSLAFASVPARAQTAFDRPGGDYFSTPVASGDPEDCALLCERDRRCRSWSFSYPDVEGGSAVCWLKNTVPARVPGSCCISGVRGAGVIEPRVEGVETSIDRPGGDLRNFELKNGEGEEACKAACTADNKCRAFTYARPGYTGREARCFLKKEIKPPRRKAGFTSGVVR, from the coding sequence ATGGGGAAGGGCCGCCTGTCCCGGGCCTCCATGGCAAAGGTCATGGCTTGCGCCGTGGCTTGCGTCACGCTGCTTTCGCTCGCCTTCGCGAGCGTGCCGGCGCGCGCCCAGACTGCGTTCGACCGGCCCGGCGGCGACTATTTCAGCACACCGGTGGCGTCGGGCGATCCTGAGGATTGCGCGCTGCTGTGCGAGCGCGACCGCCGCTGCCGCTCGTGGAGCTTCAGCTATCCCGACGTCGAAGGCGGCTCGGCGGTGTGCTGGCTGAAGAACACCGTGCCGGCGCGCGTGCCCGGTAGCTGCTGCATCTCGGGTGTGCGCGGCGCCGGCGTGATCGAGCCGCGGGTCGAGGGCGTGGAGACGTCGATCGACCGCCCCGGTGGCGATCTGCGCAATTTCGAGCTCAAGAACGGCGAGGGCGAAGAGGCCTGCAAGGCCGCTTGCACCGCCGACAACAAATGCCGCGCCTTCACCTACGCCCGCCCCGGCTACACCGGACGCGAGGCCCGCTGTTTCCTGAAAAAGGAAATCAAGCCGCCGCGACGGAAGGCGGGATTCACGTCGGGCGTGGTGCGGTAA
- a CDS encoding FAD-dependent oxidoreductase — protein sequence MSYKNFRVETDADGIALVTWDIPGRSMNVLDETSTNELDAIVKQTTADAAVKGVVITSAKDAFCAGADLSMLEGMNQAYAKVFKEQGETAANQMLFDQSRRFSLVLRSIETSGKPWAAAINGLALGGGFEITLCCHYRVAAENPKTRLGLPEVKVGLFPGAGGTQRVPRLVPPQDAMTILLKGDPVTVEKAKQLNLIHAIVPAADLIKAAKDWIKGGGKAVAPWDEKGFKLPGGPVFSKAGMMMFPAGNAIYRRETYDNYPAARAIMSCVYEGLQLPIDAALRVESRYFTSVLRSKEAAAMIRSLFLSMQELNKGARRPKDVPATKVKKIAVIGAGFMGASVGYVSARAGLDVVLIDRDQESADKGKAHAQKVIEEQIKKGRAKPADAEALLARITPTADYAALKDVDLVIEAVFEDRKVKADTFAKAQEHMKPDVIFASNTSTLPITSLAEGFKDQGKFVGIHFFSPVEKMMLVEIIKGKNTGDVALATALDYVRQIGKTPIVVNDSRGFFANRCVGRYVAEGNEMFLEGVPPAMIENCAKMAGMPVGPLSLSDEVALDLGLKIMKATEADLGPNAINPDQKKLMVEMVEKQGRLGRKNSKGFYDYPEKGKGQKSLWPGLSALQPKQLDPDTLDIEELKQRFLVVQAVEAARTVEDHVITDPREADVGSILGFGFAPFTGGTLSYIDFMGPKKFVELCHKLEAKYGSRFTPPKLLEEMAAKGETFYGRFAPKKAAA from the coding sequence ATGTCGTACAAGAATTTCAGGGTTGAGACCGACGCAGACGGCATCGCACTCGTTACCTGGGACATCCCGGGCCGTTCGATGAACGTGCTCGACGAGACCTCGACCAACGAGCTCGACGCGATCGTCAAGCAGACCACGGCGGATGCCGCCGTGAAGGGCGTCGTCATCACCTCCGCGAAGGACGCGTTTTGCGCCGGCGCCGACCTGTCGATGCTCGAGGGCATGAACCAGGCCTACGCCAAGGTCTTCAAGGAGCAGGGCGAGACCGCCGCGAACCAGATGCTGTTCGACCAGAGCCGGCGCTTCTCGCTGGTGCTGCGCTCGATCGAAACCTCAGGCAAGCCGTGGGCGGCCGCGATCAACGGGCTCGCGCTCGGGGGCGGTTTCGAGATCACGCTGTGCTGCCACTATCGCGTCGCCGCGGAGAATCCCAAGACCCGGCTCGGCCTGCCCGAGGTCAAGGTCGGCCTGTTCCCTGGTGCCGGCGGCACGCAGCGGGTGCCGCGCCTGGTGCCGCCGCAGGACGCCATGACGATCCTGCTCAAGGGCGACCCCGTCACTGTCGAGAAGGCCAAGCAGCTCAACCTCATTCACGCCATCGTCCCCGCCGCCGATCTCATCAAGGCCGCAAAGGACTGGATCAAGGGCGGCGGCAAGGCGGTCGCGCCTTGGGACGAGAAGGGCTTCAAGCTGCCCGGCGGTCCGGTGTTCTCCAAGGCCGGCATGATGATGTTCCCCGCCGGCAACGCGATCTATCGCCGCGAAACCTACGACAATTATCCGGCCGCGCGTGCCATCATGAGCTGCGTCTATGAAGGCCTGCAGCTACCGATCGACGCCGCGCTGCGCGTGGAGTCGCGCTACTTCACCTCGGTGCTGCGCTCGAAGGAAGCCGCAGCAATGATCCGCAGCCTGTTCCTGTCGATGCAGGAGCTCAACAAGGGCGCCCGCCGTCCGAAGGACGTGCCCGCCACCAAGGTGAAGAAGATCGCCGTGATCGGCGCCGGCTTCATGGGTGCGAGCGTCGGCTACGTCTCGGCCCGGGCCGGCCTCGACGTCGTCCTGATCGACCGCGACCAGGAGAGCGCCGACAAGGGCAAGGCGCATGCGCAAAAGGTGATCGAGGAGCAGATCAAGAAGGGCCGTGCCAAGCCCGCGGATGCCGAAGCGCTGCTCGCGCGCATCACGCCGACCGCGGACTATGCGGCGCTGAAGGACGTCGACCTCGTCATCGAAGCCGTGTTCGAGGACCGCAAGGTCAAGGCCGACACCTTCGCCAAGGCGCAGGAGCACATGAAGCCGGACGTGATCTTCGCGTCGAACACCTCGACGCTGCCGATCACCTCGCTGGCCGAGGGTTTCAAGGACCAGGGCAAGTTCGTCGGCATCCACTTCTTCTCGCCGGTCGAGAAGATGATGCTGGTCGAGATCATCAAGGGCAAGAACACCGGCGATGTCGCACTTGCGACCGCGCTCGATTACGTCCGCCAGATCGGCAAGACGCCGATCGTCGTCAACGACTCCAGGGGCTTCTTCGCCAACCGCTGCGTCGGCCGCTACGTCGCCGAGGGCAACGAGATGTTCCTCGAGGGCGTGCCGCCGGCGATGATCGAGAACTGCGCCAAGATGGCCGGCATGCCGGTCGGCCCGCTCTCGCTCTCCGATGAAGTCGCGCTCGATCTCGGCCTCAAGATCATGAAGGCCACCGAAGCCGATCTAGGCCCCAACGCCATCAACCCCGATCAGAAGAAGCTGATGGTCGAGATGGTCGAGAAGCAGGGCCGCCTCGGGCGCAAGAACAGCAAGGGCTTCTACGACTATCCCGAGAAGGGCAAAGGCCAGAAGAGCCTCTGGCCCGGCCTGTCGGCGCTGCAGCCGAAGCAGCTCGACCCCGACACGCTCGATATCGAGGAACTGAAGCAGCGCTTCCTGGTGGTGCAGGCGGTGGAAGCTGCGCGCACCGTCGAGGACCACGTCATCACCGATCCGCGCGAGGCCGATGTCGGCTCCATCCTCGGCTTCGGCTTCGCGCCGTTCACCGGCGGCACGCTGTCCTATATCGACTTCATGGGACCCAAGAAGTTCGTCGAGCTCTGCCACAAGCTGGAAGCGAAGTACGGCTCGCGCTTCACGCCGCCGAAATTGCTGGAAGAGATGGCGGCGAAGGGTGAGACCTTCTACGGCCGCTTTGCGCCGAAGAAGGCGGCGGCCTGA
- a CDS encoding acyl-CoA dehydrogenase C-terminal domain-containing protein — MPIYKAPVEDVNFLLNDVFQIDRYDNLAGFSDASSDVREAILGEAAKLAEEVLQPLNRVGDLEGCKRADDGSVTTPKGFKEAFKQVAEGGWLGLSAPTEFGGQGLPVTLSQAVNEFQISANMAFSMYGGLTMGATAALIVHGTPEQKQTYVPKMVAGEWTGTMNLTEPHCGTDLGMLRTKAVRQADGSFKITGTKIFISAGEHDLAPNIIHLVLARIEGAPAGIKGVSLFVVPKFLVNPDGTVGARNGVVCGSIEHKMGIHGNSTCVMNYDSATGWLIGEENKGMQGMFVMMNEARLGVAVQGLAQSEVAYQNAVAYARERIQGRSLTGVKAPDKQADPIIVHPDVRRTLLSIRAFNEAARAFVMWTALKSDVAHRSEDPKDRQAADDHMGLMTPVLKGFLTDYGFANAVQAQQMYGGHGYIAEHGMEQFVRDARIAMIYEGANGIQALDLVGRKLPRDGGRAIMAFFGEVMAFAKENGGDEALKPFITPLSTSLGHLQQATTWLMQNAMAKPDNAGAAATDYLHLFGFVALGYMWAKMAKVTNAKIAESGATPYLSTKLVTGRFFMERMLPETAANLACIQAGCATIMELPAEAF, encoded by the coding sequence ATGCCGATCTACAAAGCCCCCGTCGAAGACGTGAACTTCCTGCTCAACGACGTCTTCCAGATCGACCGCTACGACAATCTGGCCGGCTTCTCCGACGCGTCGAGCGACGTGCGCGAAGCCATTCTGGGCGAAGCTGCCAAGCTCGCCGAAGAGGTGCTGCAGCCGCTCAATCGCGTGGGCGATCTCGAAGGCTGCAAGCGCGCCGATGACGGCAGCGTCACCACGCCGAAGGGCTTCAAGGAAGCGTTCAAGCAGGTCGCGGAGGGCGGCTGGCTCGGTCTGTCGGCGCCGACCGAGTTCGGCGGCCAGGGCCTGCCGGTGACGCTCTCGCAGGCGGTCAACGAATTCCAGATCTCCGCCAACATGGCGTTCTCGATGTATGGCGGTCTCACCATGGGCGCGACCGCGGCGCTGATCGTTCATGGCACGCCCGAGCAGAAGCAGACCTACGTGCCGAAGATGGTCGCCGGCGAATGGACCGGCACCATGAACCTGACCGAGCCGCATTGCGGCACCGATCTCGGCATGCTCCGCACCAAGGCGGTGCGGCAGGCCGACGGCAGCTTCAAGATCACGGGCACCAAGATCTTCATCTCCGCCGGCGAGCATGACCTCGCCCCCAACATCATCCACCTCGTGCTCGCGCGCATCGAGGGCGCACCCGCCGGCATCAAGGGCGTGTCGCTGTTCGTGGTGCCCAAGTTCCTTGTGAATCCGGATGGCACAGTCGGTGCCCGCAACGGCGTCGTCTGCGGCTCGATCGAGCACAAGATGGGCATCCACGGCAATTCGACCTGCGTGATGAACTACGACAGCGCCACCGGCTGGCTGATCGGCGAAGAGAACAAGGGCATGCAGGGCATGTTCGTGATGATGAACGAGGCGAGGCTCGGCGTCGCCGTGCAGGGTCTCGCGCAGTCCGAGGTCGCCTATCAGAACGCGGTCGCCTATGCCCGCGAGCGCATCCAGGGCCGCTCGCTCACCGGCGTGAAGGCGCCCGACAAGCAGGCCGACCCGATCATCGTGCATCCCGACGTGCGCCGCACGCTGCTCTCGATCCGCGCCTTCAACGAGGCCGCGCGCGCCTTCGTGATGTGGACCGCGCTGAAGAGCGACGTCGCCCACCGCTCCGAAGACCCGAAGGACCGCCAGGCCGCCGACGACCACATGGGCCTGATGACGCCGGTGCTGAAGGGCTTCCTCACCGATTACGGCTTCGCCAACGCGGTGCAGGCGCAGCAAATGTATGGCGGCCACGGCTACATTGCCGAGCACGGCATGGAGCAGTTCGTGCGCGATGCGCGCATCGCCATGATCTATGAAGGCGCCAACGGTATCCAGGCGCTCGACCTCGTCGGCCGCAAGCTGCCGCGCGACGGCGGCCGCGCTATCATGGCCTTCTTCGGCGAGGTCATGGCCTTCGCCAAGGAGAACGGCGGCGACGAGGCACTGAAGCCGTTCATCACCCCGCTCTCGACCTCGCTCGGCCATCTCCAGCAGGCGACCACCTGGCTGATGCAGAACGCGATGGCGAAGCCCGACAATGCCGGCGCTGCCGCAACCGATTACCTGCATCTCTTCGGCTTCGTCGCGCTCGGCTACATGTGGGCCAAGATGGCCAAGGTGACGAATGCCAAGATTGCCGAGAGCGGGGCGACGCCCTATCTCTCCACCAAGCTCGTCACCGGCCGTTTCTTCATGGAGCGGATGCTGCCGGAGACCGCCGCCAATCTCGCGTGCATCCAGGCCGGCTGCGCCACCATCATGGAATTGCCGGCGGAAGCGTTCTGA
- the gstA gene encoding glutathione transferase GstA yields the protein MKLYYSPGACSLSPHIALLEAGLPYELVKVDIRAKKLENGEDYLKLNPKGQVPALGLDNGEIVTEGPVIVQMIADQAAAKALAPAHGSSERYKLLEWLNFLTSEVHKSFGPMFAPALNDEAKAFFRDRVMGKLRYIDSQLAGRDYLMGKQFTVADGYLFTMLTWGDRMKFDLSSMPNLAAYKDRVAARPQVQEALKKEGLAQAK from the coding sequence ATGAAGCTGTACTATTCGCCCGGTGCCTGCTCGCTGTCCCCCCACATCGCGCTCCTGGAAGCCGGCTTGCCCTATGAGCTGGTCAAGGTCGATATCCGGGCCAAGAAGCTCGAAAATGGCGAGGATTATCTGAAGCTGAACCCCAAGGGCCAAGTCCCTGCGCTGGGCCTCGACAACGGTGAGATCGTGACCGAAGGCCCGGTGATTGTCCAGATGATCGCCGATCAGGCTGCCGCCAAGGCGCTGGCACCCGCCCATGGCAGTTCCGAGCGCTACAAGCTGCTGGAGTGGCTGAACTTCCTCACCTCCGAGGTGCACAAGAGCTTCGGGCCGATGTTCGCGCCGGCCCTGAACGACGAGGCCAAGGCCTTCTTCAGGGATCGCGTCATGGGCAAGCTCAGATACATCGACAGCCAGCTCGCCGGCCGCGACTACCTCATGGGCAAGCAGTTTACGGTGGCCGACGGCTATCTCTTCACGATGCTGACCTGGGGCGACCGGATGAAGTTCGACCTCTCGTCGATGCCGAACCTTGCTGCCTACAAGGACCGCGTGGCGGCGCGGCCGCAGGTGCAGGAAGCACTGAAAAAAGAAGGCCTCGCGCAGGCGAAGTGA
- a CDS encoding MarR family winged helix-turn-helix transcriptional regulator yields the protein MKRKPSTEATSAWIRLMRVQSRVLDCVEQDLKKAGFPPLAWYDALLELSRAPSGELRPVELERQMLIPQYSTSRLIDRLVDEGLASRRECKIDKRGQFVEITEAGRELQKRMWSAYSAAIEKYVGSKLSDADAVKLSGLLDRLGCSCGEMKLPPVANVNETSPSR from the coding sequence ATGAAACGCAAACCATCGACCGAGGCGACTTCCGCCTGGATCCGCCTGATGCGGGTGCAGAGCCGCGTGCTCGATTGCGTCGAGCAGGACCTGAAGAAGGCCGGCTTCCCGCCGCTGGCATGGTATGACGCGCTGCTCGAATTGTCGCGGGCGCCGTCGGGCGAGTTGAGGCCGGTGGAACTCGAACGGCAGATGCTGATCCCGCAATATTCCACCTCGCGCCTGATCGACCGCCTGGTCGACGAGGGCCTCGCTTCGCGGCGCGAATGCAAGATCGACAAACGCGGTCAGTTCGTCGAGATCACGGAAGCCGGCCGCGAGTTGCAGAAGCGGATGTGGAGCGCCTATTCGGCCGCGATCGAGAAATATGTCGGTTCGAAACTGTCCGATGCCGATGCCGTCAAGCTCAGTGGTCTGCTCGACCGCCTGGGCTGCTCATGCGGCGAGATGAAACTGCCGCCAGTCGCCAACGTCAACGAAACCTCGCCGTCGCGATGA
- a CDS encoding glutamate--cysteine ligase codes for MARDQIDMTPLQSRDELVSWFEAGCKPPSEWRMGTEHEKTPFTLEGHRPVPYEGPRGIGALLEGMKLLLGWEPIMEKGNIIGLYDVTGGGAISLEPGGQFELSGAPVENVHQTQSELMAHLAQVREIATPLGIGFLGLGMTPSWSRADIPVMPKGRYKIMTNYMPKVGQYGLDMMYRTCTVQTNLDFSSEADMVKKLRVSLALQPVATALFANSPFTEGKPNGFLSFRSEIWRDTDNARAGMMPWAFEDGMGFERYVDYALDVPMYFVKRDEDYIDVSGSSFRAFFEGRNNNLPGERPTLSDWANHLSTIFPEVRLKRYLEMRGSDGGPWGRLPALSAFWAGLLYDDVSLDAAWDLVKHWTAPERQALRDDVPRFGFKARIKDRYLFEIAKECLVLAHAGLRRRGRIDQLGRDETRHLEPLDRIIDSGRTPAEEMLEKFNGPWQGSVEPAYAEYAF; via the coding sequence ATGGCGCGAGACCAGATCGATATGACGCCGCTGCAATCGCGCGACGAGCTCGTTTCGTGGTTCGAGGCAGGCTGCAAGCCACCGTCCGAGTGGCGAATGGGCACCGAGCACGAGAAGACGCCGTTCACGCTCGAAGGCCACCGCCCGGTACCCTATGAGGGCCCACGCGGCATCGGCGCGCTGCTCGAAGGCATGAAGCTCCTGCTCGGCTGGGAGCCGATCATGGAGAAGGGCAACATCATCGGCCTCTACGACGTCACCGGCGGCGGCGCGATCTCGCTCGAGCCCGGCGGACAGTTCGAGCTCTCCGGCGCGCCGGTCGAGAACGTGCACCAGACCCAGAGCGAGCTGATGGCGCATCTGGCGCAGGTGCGTGAGATCGCAACGCCGCTCGGCATCGGCTTCCTCGGTCTCGGCATGACGCCGTCCTGGTCGCGCGCCGACATCCCGGTGATGCCCAAGGGCCGCTACAAGATCATGACCAATTACATGCCGAAGGTCGGCCAGTACGGCCTCGACATGATGTACCGGACCTGCACGGTGCAGACCAATCTCGACTTCTCCTCCGAAGCCGACATGGTCAAGAAGCTGCGCGTCTCGCTCGCGCTGCAACCGGTCGCGACGGCCTTGTTCGCCAATTCGCCGTTCACCGAAGGCAAGCCGAACGGCTTCCTCTCGTTCCGCTCCGAGATCTGGCGCGACACCGACAATGCGCGCGCCGGCATGATGCCGTGGGCGTTCGAGGACGGCATGGGCTTCGAGCGCTATGTCGACTATGCGCTCGACGTGCCCATGTACTTCGTCAAGCGCGACGAGGACTACATCGACGTATCGGGCTCCTCGTTCCGCGCCTTCTTCGAGGGCCGCAACAACAATCTTCCCGGCGAGCGTCCGACGTTGTCGGACTGGGCCAACCATCTCTCGACGATCTTCCCTGAGGTGCGCCTCAAGCGTTATCTCGAGATGCGCGGTTCCGACGGAGGCCCGTGGGGGCGCCTGCCCGCGCTGTCGGCATTCTGGGCCGGGCTGCTCTACGACGACGTGTCGCTCGATGCCGCCTGGGACCTGGTGAAGCACTGGACCGCGCCCGAGCGCCAGGCCTTGCGCGACGACGTGCCGCGCTTCGGCTTCAAGGCGCGGATCAAGGACCGCTATCTGTTCGAGATCGCCAAGGAATGCCTCGTCCTGGCCCATGCCGGCCTGCGCCGTCGCGGCCGGATCGACCAGCTCGGCCGCGACGAGACGCGGCATCTGGAGCCGCTCGACCGCATTATCGATTCCGGCCGCACGCCGGCCGAGGAGATGCTCGAAAAGTTCAACGGGCCCTGGCAAGGCTCGGTGGAACCGGCCTACGCGGAATACGCGTTCTAG
- a CDS encoding acetyl-CoA C-acetyltransferase, whose product MPEAFIYDHVRTPRGRGKADGSLHEVTALALATVPLKALKDRNNLPEDSVDDVILGVVDPVGEAGSDIARFAALKAGLGEAVPGVQISRFCASGLDAVNFAAAQVMSGQHELVIGGGAESMSRVGIGASGGAWPMDPSMAVPAYFMPQGVSADLIATKYGFSRDDVDAYAVQSQQRAAKSWEEGRFDKSIVPVKDINGLTILAKDEHMRPSTTMQSLAQLQPAFTMMAQMGGFDGVAIQSHPEIERVNYVHHAGNSSGIVDGAGAVLLGSKDAGAKFGLKPRAKIRAFANIGSEPAMMLTGPVDVTEKLFARSGMKKSDIDLFELNEAFASVVLRYIQAFDIDNAKINVNGGAIALGHPLGATGAMILGTVLDELERTNKSTALVTLCIGGGMGTATIIERV is encoded by the coding sequence ATGCCTGAGGCATTCATCTACGACCACGTTCGCACCCCCCGTGGCCGCGGCAAGGCCGACGGTTCGCTGCACGAAGTCACCGCGCTCGCGCTCGCGACGGTGCCGCTGAAGGCGCTGAAGGACCGCAACAATCTGCCCGAGGATTCCGTCGACGACGTCATCCTGGGCGTGGTCGATCCGGTCGGTGAAGCCGGCTCCGACATCGCGCGCTTCGCGGCGCTGAAAGCAGGTCTCGGCGAAGCCGTGCCCGGCGTGCAGATCAGCCGCTTCTGCGCCTCCGGCCTCGATGCCGTGAACTTCGCCGCAGCCCAGGTGATGAGCGGCCAGCACGAACTCGTGATCGGCGGCGGCGCCGAGTCCATGAGCCGCGTCGGCATCGGCGCCTCCGGCGGCGCCTGGCCGATGGATCCCTCGATGGCGGTGCCCGCTTATTTCATGCCGCAGGGCGTCTCGGCCGATCTGATCGCCACCAAATACGGTTTCTCGCGCGACGATGTGGATGCCTATGCGGTGCAGAGCCAGCAGCGCGCCGCGAAGTCCTGGGAGGAAGGCCGCTTCGACAAGTCGATCGTCCCGGTGAAGGATATCAACGGACTCACCATCCTCGCCAAGGACGAGCACATGCGTCCTTCGACGACGATGCAGTCGCTGGCGCAGCTGCAGCCCGCGTTCACGATGATGGCGCAGATGGGCGGCTTCGACGGCGTCGCGATCCAGTCGCACCCGGAGATCGAGCGGGTCAACTACGTGCACCATGCCGGCAATTCGTCGGGCATCGTCGACGGCGCCGGCGCCGTGCTGCTCGGCAGCAAGGACGCGGGTGCCAAATTCGGCCTGAAGCCGCGCGCAAAAATCCGCGCGTTCGCCAACATCGGCTCGGAGCCGGCGATGATGCTGACCGGTCCGGTCGACGTCACCGAAAAACTGTTCGCGCGCTCCGGCATGAAGAAGTCGGACATCGACCTGTTCGAGCTCAACGAGGCCTTCGCCTCGGTCGTGCTGCGCTACATCCAGGCCTTCGACATCGACAACGCCAAGATCAACGTCAATGGCGGCGCCATCGCGCTCGGCCATCCGCTCGGCGCGACCGGCGCGATGATCCTCGGTACCGTGCTCGACGAGCTCGAGCGCACCAACAAGTCGACCGCCCTGGTGACGCTGTGCATCGGCGGCGGCATGGGCACGGCGACCATCATCGAGCGGGTGTAA
- a CDS encoding nucleotidyltransferase family protein codes for MIRDEFLALALRNPVNVAITDALVQLALPDAWLVAGCLVQTAWNELTGRPIDHGIADYDVFYFDPDTSWEAEDAVIRTLHARLGHLGAKIEIRNQARVHLWYPAKHGLPYPPLTRSTDGIDRFLTQNTQFGVRRAGGDFDVYAPHGFDDVAGLIVRPNRALNFSIANYEAKAARWRALWPELTVIAADA; via the coding sequence ATGATCCGCGACGAATTTCTCGCATTGGCGCTCCGCAATCCGGTCAACGTCGCGATCACCGACGCGCTCGTGCAGCTCGCGCTGCCGGATGCGTGGCTGGTTGCAGGTTGTCTGGTGCAAACGGCGTGGAATGAGCTCACAGGCCGCCCGATCGATCACGGCATTGCCGACTACGACGTGTTCTATTTCGATCCCGATACCTCCTGGGAAGCCGAGGACGCGGTGATCCGCACGCTGCATGCGCGGCTCGGACATCTCGGCGCCAAGATCGAGATCCGCAACCAGGCGCGCGTCCATCTATGGTACCCTGCCAAGCATGGCCTGCCCTATCCGCCGTTGACGCGTTCGACTGACGGTATCGACCGCTTCCTCACGCAGAACACGCAATTCGGAGTGAGGCGCGCAGGCGGAGATTTCGACGTCTATGCGCCCCACGGGTTCGACGACGTCGCGGGGTTGATCGTGCGGCCCAATCGAGCGCTGAACTTTTCCATCGCCAATTACGAAGCGAAGGCGGCGCGATGGAGGGCGCTGTGGCCTGAGCTCACGGTGATCGCGGCGGACGCATAA